A window of Mobiluncus massiliensis genomic DNA:
GAACCTGGTCACCGATTTTGGCAAACTTGCCGATCCTATCGCCGATAAAGCCCTGGTACTCAGCGCATTTGTGCTGCTGAGCCTGCACTGGCCGGTGTTTTGGGCGGTAACTGTCCCCGTTTTGGTGCGGGAATTGGGGATTACCCTGATGCGCCTAGTGTTGGCGCGCCGGGGGCGGGTCATGCCCGCCAGCCGCGGCGGCAAGCTGAAGACCGTGACCCAGATTACGTTGATTTTGCTGCTGTTGATTCCGTGGGAGGCCCTGGTCCCCGCGGCGTGGCCGGTGGTGCGCATCGTGGCGATAGTTCTGTCGGTCCTGGTCGTAGTCATTACGGTGTTCACCGGGATTGACTATGTGCGTCAGGCCTTGCACCCGGCTGAACAGCACTAGCCACGAGGGCGGAGCTCCTTTCCCGCCACCTTCCGTAGTGGACTTCAAGCTGCCAGAGGCGTTCGCCTGGGGCAGGTCTGTCGAATTTTCGGTGAACGGCGTTATCGAAGCCAGGGCAGTCACCGACAACGCCCCCGCAGCAATAACCGCCAAAAGTTTATTTCTGATGGTTCCCATTTCTATCTCCTCGCTTCCAAAACCGGGAAATCAACCGAGCCTTTGTACTCCTAATATCGTTCGACAGGGGTTTTTCGGACACCCAAGGTGCTGCGGTGCGTGTCGCGGGAGCTTTATTGGGTTTTCTGTTTTTGACTTTTTGTTGCAAAATAGCGGAAAAGGATTGCAATTCCAACGAAAACTGGACATGGCTCCTTTATTTTTCGCGGAACTGTCCGTAGAATTTTTATCAGGAGGTCGGAAAAGCCGACCGGGCAAGGAAAGGAGACGAAAATGAAGCACGGACGCAAGCGAATTGTCGGCTTTTTCGTTGGATTAACTTTAGCAGCAATGGGGGTGCCTACTGTAGCTTTTGGGGTCGGAAATAATCCGCAGTGGGGGCAGGACATACCGATGGTGCAGATTTGGTCTGGCGGTTTCTCATGCTCAGGAACCAAAATTTCTCCTTACCATGTATTAACAGCGGCACACTGCTATCACGGTAGTAATGGAGGTGTCGTGATTACATCAAATTCCGGAATGAATTTATGGGATTCTAATTCGACCAAGTTATATCACCGTGGCGGGAACATAGCTTCTTGGTCACTCTACCCGGACGGAAGAGACCTTGCTTTAATCACCACAAAGACACCTTTATCTGGCGTGACTGCTGCTGTTAACAACACTGCTTCGCTTCCTACTAATATGAGTGGCTTGCAATTACAGGCTTGTGGACAAAGGCTGACAGACAGAACCGGCAACCCAATTGACAACGGGCATTTCAACGCCTCATGTACTTCCATGTCGTATGATGCCAACAAAGATGCCGCTATAAAGTTGTTTGAATCCTGGAGGAGCCGTTTTATCCCCACCAATGCCCCTACTAACGGTGATTCTGGCGGCGGTATTTTTGCAAATGGGCAATTAATTGGAGTAATTCATGGCGGCAGCAACGCAAGCGGAAGTAATGGCCTCGACGCATGCCTGATTACCCCTGAAGCCTTCGCTTGGCTTCAGCAGCATGGAGTTCCCCTGCCCGCCCCGGTACCTTTCGCCCAACCCCAGCAGCCCCAGCAGCCCAAGCCGCAGGGCATCCAGGTTGGCAAGTCGCGTATCGGCGGCATTACCCGTGTCTCGACATCCACAATGTTGCTGGATAACGCACAGAACCAGTCCGAGGTGGTGTTGGCTACAGGTCGCAACTTCCCGGATGGCCTCGTGGCCGGTGCCCTCGCGGGAGCAACAAAATCCGGCGTGGTGTTGACTATGGGAACTACCGCTATCGAGCCGGAGACTCTAGGCAAGTTGAAGTCCGTGGGAACCAGCAAGGTCACTATTGTCGGCGGAACCGGGGCGGTGTCATCGGGTGTGGAAGACTCCCTGAAAGCAGCGGGCATCCAGGTTGTGCGTATTGCCGGAACCGACAGATATGACACCGCGTTCAAGGTATACGACTACATGAAAGCCAGCGGCAAGTTGAAACTGAATGCTCGGGGCGAGCCGTATGGCGTGTTCGTCGCCACTGGCAAAGACTTTCCTGACGCCCTGGCTGCCTCCGCAGTAGCGGCGAAAATCGGTACGGCGGTTATCCTGGCTGACACCCCGGAGCAGGTGAATCGCGTGGCGGGAGCCCAGCCGTACGCGGTAGGCGGGCAGACCTCCAGACTGATGTCGAACATGGGAGTGTCCATGTCAGGATGGTTCGACGGGAAAGACCGCTACGACACGGCGAACAAGCTGGTGAATTGGTCGGTATGGAGAGGCGGCGATACCCTGATGGTGGCCGTAGGCACGAATTTTGCTGACGCTCTTGCGGCTGGTCCGCTGGCAGCTTCCACCGGACAGTTGCTGGTTTTGGCCAATCCTTCGTCTGCGGTTCTCAAGGTGCCAGCGAGCGTAAAGAACCTGGTGTTCATCGGCGGAGAGGGAGCGAATCCCGACAAGTACGCGGTAATTAACTGACCTCGTGAACCAAGCGGAATCCCCCATCCTTTGCCGGGTGGGGGATTTTGCTATGCATTGATTTTAGAAATAATGTTAGCCTATTGCGAGCTTAAGAGTTATAATGTTACATATAGCTAACATTAAAGAGGTCGTTATGCAAGTTCTTACGCCGTCAACCAGCCGCAACGCCAAGCAGCTCGGCGAGCACGTCAGAAACTGGCGGAAAATCCACAAATTTACCCAAAAGAATCTTGCGGGAAGGGCCAAAATCACCAGGCAAGCCTTGGCGAAAATCGAACAGGGAAACCCTCATGCCCGCTTGGATGACATCTTGTCAATCCTGGAGATTCTCGGGCAAGAGAAGAAAATGCTCGACTCTCTAGACCCCCTGAATGACTCCGTGGCCCGGCTTCGATGGGGGCTGACCGAGAAAGAGAGGGTCCGGTGAACGGCATTCTGGAAATCTATGCGGATGAAATCCACGCCGGGACTTTATTTGGTCAGGGGAATTCTATTTCCGGCAGTTCGACTTTCGCCTACGCCGGAGAGTGGCTGAGTCGCCCGGACGCCTACCCGCTCAGCCCGGACATCCCGTTGAATGAGAAAAGCACACATTTTTACGGCGACCCGCAAATGCCCGGTGCCATTGCGGACGCAGGCCCCGACTCTTGGGGCAAAAGGCTTATACATGCCACGCACCGTGGGAAGGAAATGTCCGAGTTTGACATTATCGCAGCGGTTGACGACCGGTTGCGGATGGGGAACCTCAGAATATATTCCGATGGTCAGCCTGTCGCACTCAAATTTGACCCGCTGCCCTCCCTGGATGCGGCATTGCAAGCGGCTGAGTATGCGGGAAACCTTGATGCCATGACGGATGACCAGCTCAAGCTGGTGGCCGATGCGGGGTCTTCACTCGGGGGTGCCAGGCCGAAAGTAAACGTCAACGACCAGGATTTCGGGCTGTCCATACTGAAGTTTCCCCGGCGGCATGAAGACGACGATACGGAAGCATGGGAGTTCGTGGCCTTGTCGTGTGCGAACCAGGCTGGCATCCCCACCCCGGAGCACAGACATTTGAGAGTGGATGACTTCAATTCTGCCCTGTTGGTGAAAAGGTTTGACCGCGAAAACAACCGGAGAATCGGCTACATCTCTGCCCGTTCCGCACTCTCACTTAGAGCTAATGACAGCTACTCCTACGAGGAGCTGGCAAACAAAATCGACATATTGTGTGTAGACCCGGAAAAAAACAAACGTTCTTTGTTTGACCGTATCGCCTTGTCAATCATTTTTGACAATGTGGACGACCACATGCGAAACCATGGTTTTCTCCGCGAAAAAGACGGATGGGCATTATCCCCGGCTTTCGACATAACGCCACAATGGCAGGGATGGAGAACGGATGCAACCCCCATCGCCTACGGGCAAAGCGGCTTCAACAGGACGCTGGAGCAACTGGAAAAATCTTCGGAGAAGCTCGGAATCCCCAGGCAAGAAGCAAAACAACGGATAGCCGCCGTTGCGGATGCCTGCTCGAACTTCATGCAGATAGCAAAAGACCTTGGAATCGCCTACATTGACGAATCGAACATGGCAAAGAACATCTCCAAGAAAATCGAGGAAGCCGCCCCCCTCGCCGTTTCAGTCCCAAAACGCAAGGAAACACCCCCGCCAGGCAAAATCTGGGTAAAAGAGCACTATCGGGGCGGAAAACTGGTGCCCGGATACTGGCGTACAGCTCCAAATAGGTGAGCCGAGTCACCGCCACCATACTTGTACACGGCCGTGCCCTGGCAGCCTCCACCGGACAACTGCTAGTGTTGGCGAACCCCAACTCCAATACCTTAAAGGTTCCGGCTGGTACCAAGAATCTGGTCTTCATTGGCGGGGAAGCCGCGAACCCCGACAAGTACGCGGTAATCAACTAAGCCGACAGTGCAAAACCCCGGTCACCGTAAAAAGTGACCGGGGTTTTGCCGCGTTCCCGAGGCGTCGTGCTGGGGCGGCAATCAGTCCTGGGGATGAGATTTGCGGGAATAAAAGCCTGACAAAGTCGGTTAAACTGAGTGTGATGAACCAAAAAGATACCTTTGCCAACATGAAGTTGCCCTACGCGCTGCGTCCGGGGATTAGCCCGGAGCGTTCGGTCAGGCCGGCGAATCGTGCGGGGGTGCGAAGCCTACCTAAAAAGCGGTATTCTGATTCCATGATGCAGATTTCTCCAGTTGCTAAAGCCTCCACGCCAGTATTGCGGCGCGAGCTCGGGGAGGTTTTGCGTCAACTGCGCCAAACTCGCGGCCTGACTTTGCGCGATGTTTCGGCGAAGGCGCGCGTGTCGTTGGGTTACCTTTCCGAGGTGGAACGCGGTCAAAAGGAAGCCTCCAGCGAGTTGCTGGCCTCCATCTGTTACGCGTTGGACGCGCCGGTTTCTTTCGTACTCCATGAAGTTGCCGATCGGATAGCTGTGGTCGAGGGCGTGGTGGTCCCCGAGCTGGTGCCCGATGAGCTGCTGGACAGCATCGACTGCGCCCCGATTTCCTGATGGCTCAAATCCAGGGCGGTCCGGTGCAGCGCGGCATGACGCGCTCTCAGTTTAAGCAAGCGCTCTCCGAGGTGTTTCCGCACGGTTTGGGCGAAACTCTGGCCAGCGACCAAGTACTGACCGAATGGGGCATGACCGCGCTCCAGGCGCTAGAACGTGGCGCGGATCCCCTCGCGGTGTGGCAAGCCCTGCTGCGCGCCACCGATCGGGACACGGAGGAAAACCTGTTCTGGCATCGCCGGGATTTACACGCGTCGCGTCACTAGCCCCTGCCCGCGGCCCAAATGCTACTATCTGGCGGGCAAATCCCGAGGTCGGGTTGGTTTTAATCTTTGGGCTGGTTTCGCGGTAAAGTTGAGGAATGCTTACAAAAATGTCCTCTTTCTTTGTCCGCACCCTGCGTGAAGACCCGGTAGAAGCCGAAGTGGAGTCCCACAAGTTACTGGTGCGGGCGGGCTATATTCGCCGCGCCGCGCCAGGGATTTACACCTGGCTGCCGCTGGGGTTGAAAACTTTGCGGCGCGTGGAAAACATTGTGCGTGAAGAAATGGACCGTATCGGGGGACAAGAACTGCAGTTCCCGATGCTGCTGTCCAGCGAACCTTACGTGGCGACGAACCGCTGGGAAGAGTTCGGCCCTTCGCTGTTCAAACTCAAAGACCGCAAAGACGGGGATTACCTGCTGGCCCCCACCCACGAAGAAATGTTTACCCTCGCGGTAAAGGACCTGTACACCTCGTACAAAGACCTGCCGGTCATTCTGTACCAGATGAAAGAAAAGTACCGCGATGAAGCTCGTCCGCGCGCGGGAATCATTCGGGGTCGCGAGTTCGTGATGAAAGACTCCTATTCCTTTGACCTCACGGATCAGGGGCTGGAGCATTCTTACGCCCTGCACCGCGGAGCTTACCGGCGGGTCTTTACCCGTATCGGACTGGATTACGTCATTTGTCACGCCCTGAGCGGCCCGATGGGCGGCTCCGCCTCCGAAGAATTCCTGTTCCCCTGCGCAGTTGGCGAGGACACCTTCGTGAAGTCCCCCGGAGGCTACGCCGCCAACGCGGAGGCCGTCACCACCATCGCTCCGCAGCCCCTCCCTTATGACGACGCCCCCGCCGCGGAAGTACGGCCGACCCCGGACTCCACCACGATTGAAACGTTGGTGGACCAAGCGAACAAACTCTATCCGCGCGCGGACCGGCCTTGGGAAGCTAGCGACACGCTGAAAAACGTGGTGGTGGTCGCCGATTATCCTGACGGGCACAAAGAAGTCCTGGTTATCGGGGTCCCCGGCAACCGCGAGGTTGACATGAAACGCCTGGAGGCGAGCCTGTCTCCCGCTGACGTGCGCATGGCAGAGGCCAAAGACCTGGAGGCCTACCCGGATTTGGTGCCGGGCTACATCGGCCCGCAGGTCATCGGCCCGAACTCACCAAAACGCACTACGGACGCGGACGGTAATCCTGTCGGTTCCCCGCGCTACCTGATTGATCCGCGAATCGTTCCGGGCACGCGCTGGGTGACGGGAGCCAACCAGGCCGGAATGCACGTGTTCAACCTGGTGTGCGGGCGCGATTTTACGGCCGATGGAACTATTGAGGCCGCGGAAGTCTTGGAGGGCGACCCGGCTCCGGATGGTTCGGGGCCGTTGACGTTGGAGCGCGGCATCGAAATCGGCCACATTTTCGCGCTGGGACGCAAGTACGCCAAGGCTCTGGGGCTGAGCGTGCTGGACGAAAACGGTAAGGCACAAGTCGTGACGATGGGCTCTTACGGTATTGGCGTGTCGCGTCTGGTGGCGGCCATTGCCGAAGAAAACCACGACGAGAGGGGGCTGATGTGGCCGCTCAATATCGCCCCGTTCCAGGTTCACGTGCTGGCCACCGGCAAAGACCCAGAAATTTTTGCCACTGCCGAAAAGCTCGCGTGCCAGCTCGATGCGGCTGGTATCCAAGTGCTGTACGATGACCGCCCGAAGGCTTCCGCCGGGGTGAAATTCAAGGACGCAGAGCTGTTGGGAATGCCTTTTGCACTGGTCGTGGGCAAGGGATTAGCTGAGGGCAAGGTCGAGATTCGTCAGCGCCGCGAGGGCACAACTGTGGAAACCTCCCCGGAGAACTGCGTGGAGGAACTGCTGCAGGCCATCGCGGATGAGGGAGCAAAAACGGCTTTCTCCCTCAGCTCCACTGAGCTGATTGGCGAGCCTGATCAGTGGGAAAAGGATCAAAACTAGGCGCCCGGGCGGTGGCAAAGAGAGGTCAACATGGCATTTCGTGAGATACGCGTGGTGGGGGATCCCGTGCTGCGCACCCCTTGTGACTGGATCACAGACCCGCGCGACCCCGGCGTGAAACAGCTGGTCGAGGACCTGTTAGAGAACGTGGACGAGGACGGTCGCGCCGGGTTGGCGGCGAACCAAATCGGGGTCAGCCTGCGGGCGTTTTCCTGGAACATTGACGGGGAAGTCGGCTACGTTTTGAACCCCAAACTGGTCGCCACCAGCGAAGATGAATTCCAGGATGGCGACGAGGGCTGCCTGAGTGTGCCGGGGCTGTTTTACCCGACGAAACGCGCTTGGTATGCCCGCGTGGAAGGCATCGACCTGGACGGAAAACCGCTGGTGGTTGAGGGTGAAGAACTGATGGGGCGCTGCCTGCAGCACGAATGCGACCACCTGGAGGGACAGCTGTACCTGGACAGATTGGAACGCAAATACCGCAAGGAAGCGCTGCAGCAAATTCGGAAAATGGGTTGGTAGACCCCGGATAGGCGTGCAACTGCCACCGGTTTAGCGCATAATAGAAACATAAGTTACCTCGTTGTGATTCGGTGTTCGGAGGGGAAGCCGCAATACCGGCCCGTTGAGCTGTGGCTCAACTCAAGCACAACAGGAGGTAACCATGAACCAATACACGCGAGGTGTCCTGTTTATTCACACGGCGCCCAGGGCGTTGTGTCCCCATATTGAGTGGGCGGCGGGGACGGTTTTGAACACCGAAGTCAGTTTGGATTGGACCGTCCAAGAGGCCGACCCGACGTTTTTTCGCGCCGAATTTTCTTGGGTAGGCATGGTCGGAACCGGTGCCAAGTTGGCTTCAGCTCTGCGCGGGTGGGAACACTTACGCTATGAAGTAACCGAGGACGCGGCTCCTGGCACGGACGGCGGACGCTGGTCCCACACTCCTGAATTGGGAATTTTCTATGCTCAAACCGATAGCGTGGGCAACGTGGTGGTGCCGGAAGGCCGAATCTTGGCGGCGTTGGAACACGCGGATAATCCCTTGCAAATGCGCCGTGAGCTGGACTTAGCTTTGGGGCGCGCGTGGGACGAGGAGCTGGAACCGTACCGTTGGGCGGGTGTCGGCGCTCCGGTGAAGTACCTGCACAAGGTCGTGTGAGCCCTTTCTCAGGGTTGCCAACGTTGCCATTACGGGGAAAATTCGGTGTAAATTCCCCACGGAGGCTCGGTTTCATATATCCTGAAACTATGACGAACAATGCTTCCGCCCACGCGGAACAATCTCAAAAGGATCGCGCAAACAAATCTCAGCCTGGTCTTGGTTTCGAAAAGGGATCGATTGTCCAAGAATTTTATTATGACGATGACGTCGATGAGACACTGCGTCGCGCCATTGAGGACTTCCTCGGAAACGAACTGGTCGACGAAGATTACGGGGATGTCTCTGATGGGGCGCTGATTTGGTGGCGCGCCGAAGATGGCGAAGTCGATGATTT
This region includes:
- the pgsA gene encoding CDP-diacylglycerol--glycerol-3-phosphate 3-phosphatidyltransferase, which produces MTANPQEAPQPPAPPNFNIANVLTVIRLILVPVFIWLMLVPGVKAQVWAFVVFAVASATDKLDGTLARRLNLVTDFGKLADPIADKALVLSAFVLLSLHWPVFWAVTVPVLVRELGITLMRLVLARRGRVMPASRGGKLKTVTQITLILLLLIPWEALVPAAWPVVRIVAIVLSVLVVVITVFTGIDYVRQALHPAEQH
- a CDS encoding cell wall-binding repeat-containing protein encodes the protein MVQIWSGGFSCSGTKISPYHVLTAAHCYHGSNGGVVITSNSGMNLWDSNSTKLYHRGGNIASWSLYPDGRDLALITTKTPLSGVTAAVNNTASLPTNMSGLQLQACGQRLTDRTGNPIDNGHFNASCTSMSYDANKDAAIKLFESWRSRFIPTNAPTNGDSGGGIFANGQLIGVIHGGSNASGSNGLDACLITPEAFAWLQQHGVPLPAPVPFAQPQQPQQPKPQGIQVGKSRIGGITRVSTSTMLLDNAQNQSEVVLATGRNFPDGLVAGALAGATKSGVVLTMGTTAIEPETLGKLKSVGTSKVTIVGGTGAVSSGVEDSLKAAGIQVVRIAGTDRYDTAFKVYDYMKASGKLKLNARGEPYGVFVATGKDFPDALAASAVAAKIGTAVILADTPEQVNRVAGAQPYAVGGQTSRLMSNMGVSMSGWFDGKDRYDTANKLVNWSVWRGGDTLMVAVGTNFADALAAGPLAASTGQLLVLANPSSAVLKVPASVKNLVFIGGEGANPDKYAVIN
- a CDS encoding helix-turn-helix transcriptional regulator → MQVLTPSTSRNAKQLGEHVRNWRKIHKFTQKNLAGRAKITRQALAKIEQGNPHARLDDILSILEILGQEKKMLDSLDPLNDSVARLRWGLTEKERVR
- a CDS encoding type II toxin-antitoxin system HipA family toxin encodes the protein MNGILEIYADEIHAGTLFGQGNSISGSSTFAYAGEWLSRPDAYPLSPDIPLNEKSTHFYGDPQMPGAIADAGPDSWGKRLIHATHRGKEMSEFDIIAAVDDRLRMGNLRIYSDGQPVALKFDPLPSLDAALQAAEYAGNLDAMTDDQLKLVADAGSSLGGARPKVNVNDQDFGLSILKFPRRHEDDDTEAWEFVALSCANQAGIPTPEHRHLRVDDFNSALLVKRFDRENNRRIGYISARSALSLRANDSYSYEELANKIDILCVDPEKNKRSLFDRIALSIIFDNVDDHMRNHGFLREKDGWALSPAFDITPQWQGWRTDATPIAYGQSGFNRTLEQLEKSSEKLGIPRQEAKQRIAAVADACSNFMQIAKDLGIAYIDESNMAKNISKKIEEAAPLAVSVPKRKETPPPGKIWVKEHYRGGKLVPGYWRTAPNR
- a CDS encoding helix-turn-helix transcriptional regulator — translated: MMQISPVAKASTPVLRRELGEVLRQLRQTRGLTLRDVSAKARVSLGYLSEVERGQKEASSELLASICYALDAPVSFVLHEVADRIAVVEGVVVPELVPDELLDSIDCAPIS
- a CDS encoding DUF3046 domain-containing protein, which codes for MAQIQGGPVQRGMTRSQFKQALSEVFPHGLGETLASDQVLTEWGMTALQALERGADPLAVWQALLRATDRDTEENLFWHRRDLHASRH
- a CDS encoding proline--tRNA ligase; the encoded protein is MLTKMSSFFVRTLREDPVEAEVESHKLLVRAGYIRRAAPGIYTWLPLGLKTLRRVENIVREEMDRIGGQELQFPMLLSSEPYVATNRWEEFGPSLFKLKDRKDGDYLLAPTHEEMFTLAVKDLYTSYKDLPVILYQMKEKYRDEARPRAGIIRGREFVMKDSYSFDLTDQGLEHSYALHRGAYRRVFTRIGLDYVICHALSGPMGGSASEEFLFPCAVGEDTFVKSPGGYAANAEAVTTIAPQPLPYDDAPAAEVRPTPDSTTIETLVDQANKLYPRADRPWEASDTLKNVVVVADYPDGHKEVLVIGVPGNREVDMKRLEASLSPADVRMAEAKDLEAYPDLVPGYIGPQVIGPNSPKRTTDADGNPVGSPRYLIDPRIVPGTRWVTGANQAGMHVFNLVCGRDFTADGTIEAAEVLEGDPAPDGSGPLTLERGIEIGHIFALGRKYAKALGLSVLDENGKAQVVTMGSYGIGVSRLVAAIAEENHDERGLMWPLNIAPFQVHVLATGKDPEIFATAEKLACQLDAAGIQVLYDDRPKASAGVKFKDAELLGMPFALVVGKGLAEGKVEIRQRREGTTVETSPENCVEELLQAIADEGAKTAFSLSSTELIGEPDQWEKDQN
- the def gene encoding peptide deformylase; translation: MAFREIRVVGDPVLRTPCDWITDPRDPGVKQLVEDLLENVDEDGRAGLAANQIGVSLRAFSWNIDGEVGYVLNPKLVATSEDEFQDGDEGCLSVPGLFYPTKRAWYARVEGIDLDGKPLVVEGEELMGRCLQHECDHLEGQLYLDRLERKYRKEALQQIRKMGW
- a CDS encoding DUF3145 domain-containing protein — protein: MNQYTRGVLFIHTAPRALCPHIEWAAGTVLNTEVSLDWTVQEADPTFFRAEFSWVGMVGTGAKLASALRGWEHLRYEVTEDAAPGTDGGRWSHTPELGIFYAQTDSVGNVVVPEGRILAALEHADNPLQMRRELDLALGRAWDEELEPYRWAGVGAPVKYLHKVV
- a CDS encoding DUF3052 domain-containing protein, which encodes MTNNASAHAEQSQKDRANKSQPGLGFEKGSIVQEFYYDDDVDETLRRAIEDFLGNELVDEDYGDVSDGALIWWRAEDGEVDDLADLLVDASGNLDDGGLIWVMTPVSGKANSVDTQFVEEAAKTAGLRVMSSSHVSPDWLGISLMARGTNR